The Mycobacterium paragordonae genome includes a region encoding these proteins:
- a CDS encoding thioesterase family protein, with translation MSALFTAAMALREAGSGPDGLLFEGALDEQWTIGPKVHGGVMVALCANAARTAYGGGNLHPVAVSANFLSAPDPGPVQLITAARKRGRRITVADVELVQGGRTAVHAVVTLGEPEHHLPGESEPLLSANPVLDLMPPEPPDDLAPIGPGHRLAGLVHLGAGCDIRPVLSTMEPTGDGRPPLLQMWARPRDVAPDGLFALMCGDLSAPVTFAVDRTGWAPTVQLTALLRSLPADGWLRIVATCLEIGHDWFDEDHIVVDRLGRLVVQARQLALVPPRPPAR, from the coding sequence ATGAGCGCACTGTTCACCGCGGCCATGGCGCTGCGCGAAGCCGGCTCGGGCCCCGATGGTCTGCTGTTCGAGGGTGCCCTGGACGAGCAGTGGACCATCGGGCCCAAGGTGCACGGTGGTGTCATGGTCGCGCTGTGCGCCAATGCCGCGCGGACCGCGTACGGCGGGGGCAACCTGCACCCGGTGGCGGTGTCCGCGAACTTCCTGTCGGCCCCCGATCCGGGCCCGGTGCAGCTGATCACCGCCGCACGCAAGCGCGGCCGCCGGATCACCGTGGCTGATGTGGAGCTGGTTCAGGGCGGGCGCACCGCGGTGCACGCCGTGGTGACACTGGGTGAGCCCGAACACCACCTGCCGGGTGAGAGCGAGCCGCTGCTGTCGGCGAACCCGGTGCTGGATCTGATGCCTCCCGAACCGCCGGACGATCTGGCGCCGATCGGGCCCGGCCACCGGCTGGCCGGGTTGGTGCATCTCGGCGCGGGCTGCGACATCCGCCCCGTGCTGTCGACGATGGAGCCGACCGGTGACGGGCGGCCGCCGCTGCTGCAGATGTGGGCGCGTCCGCGTGACGTAGCCCCCGACGGGCTGTTCGCGCTCATGTGCGGCGACCTGTCGGCACCCGTGACCTTCGCCGTGGACCGGACGGGCTGGGCTCCCACCGTTCAGCTCACCGCGCTGCTCCGGTCCCTGCCCGCCGACGGCTGGCTGCGCATCGTCGCCACCTGCCTCGAGATCGGGCACGACTGGTTCGACGAGGACCACATCGTCGTCGACCGGCTGGGCCGCCTGGTGGTGCAGGCCCGCCAACTGGCCCTCGTACCCCCCCGGCCGCCTGCCCGGTAA